In Streptomyces hawaiiensis, one genomic interval encodes:
- a CDS encoding putative bifunctional diguanylate cyclase/phosphodiesterase → MIAEPDGPEDRLRRFATIWSRAVFPVTSTSSTRPEFERQLLPLARRLSEALLARAFDSEAGREVGAALVDAHCTDPEALSRTLDCVDAYLVLYCGGDGDQEDLRARCARLQHAMAAGFARALRRRTLAEQEAIAQAALQAQGVVAQALHASEARFRAVFEGAAIGIGMADLEGNILQVNGALLRMFGVSDQTLRSRNVRDWTHPDDAPQTWRLYDELVRGEREHYHLEKAFYRPDGTVLWTNLTVSLLRDADGDPQYQLALMEDTTERRLLNLRLRYEATHDALTGLPNRTFFFERLEKALGAGEGQRFGLCYLDLDGFKTVNDSLGHAAGDRLLVEVADRLQSCATAPGEMVARLGGDEFVALTTGPDTQREVDELAGRIMNALLAPISVDGRELTVRGSIGIVEGPAGERSPAEVLRSADITMYRAKSAGGNRFELADPEADARAITRHGLTTALPTALERGEFFIEYQPLVHLGDGSVRGAEALVRWLHPQHGVLGPDRFIPLAEHTGLIVPLGRWVLEQSVRQAREWRELHGGVEAVGPLRINVNLSPCQLTHPGLVQDTVDILECTGVSPDALCLEVTESALIGADDDLLKPLRRLAEMGVDIALDDFGTGYSNLANLRRLPVSILKLDRSFTQSMQQFPADPVDLKIVEGIVSLAHSLDLAVTVEGVETGAQAEQLRILGCDTAQGWYYARPGPPERLHELALVDATG, encoded by the coding sequence GTGATCGCGGAACCGGACGGGCCGGAGGACAGACTGCGCCGGTTCGCGACGATCTGGAGCCGGGCCGTCTTCCCGGTGACCTCGACGTCGTCGACCCGCCCCGAGTTCGAGAGACAACTGCTGCCCCTGGCCCGGCGGCTGAGCGAGGCGCTGCTGGCCCGGGCCTTCGACTCCGAGGCGGGCAGGGAGGTCGGCGCCGCCCTCGTGGACGCGCACTGCACCGACCCCGAGGCGCTCAGCCGCACCCTGGACTGCGTCGACGCCTATCTGGTCCTGTACTGCGGCGGCGACGGCGACCAGGAGGACCTGCGGGCGCGGTGCGCGCGGCTGCAGCACGCGATGGCCGCCGGTTTCGCCCGGGCGCTGCGCCGGCGGACCCTGGCCGAGCAGGAGGCCATCGCACAGGCCGCCCTCCAGGCGCAGGGCGTGGTGGCGCAGGCCCTGCACGCGAGCGAGGCGCGTTTCCGCGCCGTCTTCGAGGGCGCGGCCATAGGAATCGGCATGGCCGACCTCGAGGGCAACATACTGCAGGTCAACGGCGCGCTGCTGCGCATGTTCGGGGTCTCCGACCAGACGCTGCGCAGCCGCAACGTCCGGGACTGGACCCACCCCGACGACGCTCCGCAGACCTGGCGGCTCTACGACGAACTCGTGCGGGGCGAGCGGGAGCACTACCACCTGGAGAAGGCGTTCTACCGCCCTGACGGAACCGTCCTGTGGACGAACCTGACGGTCTCCCTGCTGCGGGACGCAGACGGCGATCCGCAGTACCAGCTCGCCCTCATGGAGGACACCACCGAGCGGCGGCTGCTCAACCTGCGGCTGCGCTACGAGGCCACGCACGACGCGCTGACCGGGCTGCCGAACCGCACGTTCTTCTTCGAGCGCCTGGAGAAGGCGCTGGGCGCCGGGGAAGGCCAGCGGTTCGGGCTCTGTTACCTGGACCTGGACGGCTTCAAGACCGTCAACGACAGCCTCGGTCACGCGGCCGGCGACCGGCTGCTGGTGGAGGTCGCCGACCGGCTGCAGTCCTGCGCCACCGCGCCGGGCGAGATGGTCGCGCGGCTCGGCGGCGACGAGTTCGTGGCGCTGACCACCGGGCCCGACACCCAGCGTGAGGTCGACGAACTCGCCGGGCGCATCATGAACGCGCTGCTCGCGCCGATCAGCGTCGACGGCCGGGAGCTGACCGTGCGCGGCAGCATCGGCATCGTCGAGGGCCCGGCCGGGGAACGCAGCCCGGCGGAGGTGCTGCGCAGCGCGGACATCACCATGTACCGGGCGAAGTCGGCGGGCGGCAACCGCTTCGAACTCGCCGATCCGGAGGCGGACGCCCGGGCCATCACGCGGCACGGCCTGACCACGGCGCTGCCGACGGCGCTGGAGCGGGGCGAGTTCTTCATCGAGTACCAGCCGCTGGTGCATCTCGGCGACGGCAGCGTCCGGGGCGCCGAGGCCCTGGTGCGCTGGCTGCATCCGCAGCACGGCGTGCTCGGGCCGGACCGGTTCATCCCGCTCGCGGAGCACACGGGCCTGATCGTGCCCCTGGGCCGTTGGGTCCTGGAGCAGTCGGTGCGCCAGGCCCGCGAGTGGCGGGAACTGCACGGCGGCGTCGAGGCGGTGGGACCGCTGCGGATCAACGTGAACCTGTCGCCGTGCCAGTTGACGCATCCCGGGCTGGTCCAGGACACGGTCGACATCCTGGAGTGCACCGGCGTCTCGCCGGACGCGTTGTGCCTGGAGGTCACCGAGTCGGCGCTGATCGGTGCCGACGACGATCTGCTGAAGCCGCTGCGGCGGCTGGCGGAGATGGGCGTCGACATCGCCCTGGACGACTTCGGGACGGGCTACTCCAATCTGGCCAACCTGCGCCGGCTGCCGGTCAGCATCCTGAAGCTGGACCGGTCCTTCACTCAGAGCATGCAGCAGTTCCCGGCCGATCCGGTCGACCTCAAGATCGTCGAGGGGATCGTCTCCCTGGCCCACAGCCTGGATCTGGCGGTGACGGTGGAGGGGGTCGAGACGGGTGCGCAGGCCGAGCAGTTGCGGATACTGGGCTGCGACACGGCACAAGGCTGGTACTACGCAAGGCCGGGCCCCCCGGAGAGGCTGCACGAACTGGCCCTGGTCGACGCAACGGGCTAG
- a CDS encoding class F sortase has protein sequence MSASELAEAEEEARRKKRAPWGVIALVLLTGLALIRNGSGEFDEGPPQPATAAAADSRVPGGTFAGTVRPLPYALPDRVRIPAIQVDAPIIPVGLDADGWVGAPPPEDPNLAGWFTGAVTPGEKGTAVVVGHVDNQQGPAVFYGLGALRKGHRVEVARQDGKTAVFEIYGIEVFEKNNFPGDRVYASKGAAELRVITCGGGFSQQEGYAGNVVAFARLAEVR, from the coding sequence ATGTCTGCGTCCGAGCTGGCCGAGGCGGAAGAGGAGGCGCGGCGGAAGAAGCGCGCCCCGTGGGGCGTGATAGCGCTGGTTCTGCTGACCGGCCTCGCGCTCATCCGGAATGGTTCGGGGGAGTTCGACGAGGGCCCGCCCCAGCCGGCGACGGCGGCCGCGGCGGACAGCCGGGTACCCGGGGGCACCTTCGCCGGGACCGTACGGCCCTTGCCCTACGCCCTCCCGGACCGGGTCAGGATCCCGGCGATCCAGGTCGACGCACCGATCATCCCCGTGGGCCTGGACGCGGACGGCTGGGTCGGCGCGCCACCGCCGGAGGACCCCAACCTGGCCGGCTGGTTCACCGGCGCCGTCACCCCCGGCGAGAAGGGCACCGCGGTCGTGGTCGGCCATGTCGACAACCAGCAGGGCCCCGCCGTGTTCTACGGACTCGGGGCCCTGAGGAAGGGACATCGCGTCGAGGTCGCCCGGCAGGACGGAAAGACCGCCGTGTTCGAGATCTACGGCATCGAGGTGTTCGAGAAGAACAACTTCCCCGGCGACCGCGTCTACGCCTCCAAGGGCGCGGCGGAACTGCGGGTCATCACCTGCGGCGGCGGTTTCTCCCAGCAGGAAGGCTATGCGGGGAACGTCGTCGCCTTCGCCCGCCTGGCCGAGGTGCGCTGA
- a CDS encoding polysaccharide deacetylase family protein has protein sequence MKKDQLLTRLLTRRRVLIAGAGAVGAAATAGVVTAVTGDGPVTSAPAAGSQARRLVKSSAYRLQPLTGYGPPRAAPRRTLVRREPLLRVSGRGRTMVLTFDDGPDPRYTPDILDTLAEYDVRAMFFVCGEMVAGSRNLLARMADEGHVVGNHTWSHPLLTRLSRRQIRSQMERTCDVIEDAYGERPEWFRAPYGAWNRAAFQLGAELGMEPLGWTVDTLDWTTPGIRSIAKRVERGAAPGVVVLSHDAGGDRSQSVRALRRYLPELLDSGYHVTVPRRHYA, from the coding sequence ATGAAGAAGGATCAGTTGCTCACCCGGCTGCTCACCCGGCGCCGGGTGTTGATCGCGGGGGCCGGCGCCGTGGGAGCGGCCGCGACGGCCGGAGTGGTCACGGCTGTCACCGGGGACGGCCCCGTCACCTCCGCCCCGGCCGCGGGCTCCCAGGCACGCCGCCTCGTCAAGTCCTCCGCGTACCGGCTGCAGCCCCTGACCGGCTACGGCCCGCCGCGCGCCGCGCCCCGGCGGACCCTGGTCCGCCGCGAACCGCTGCTGCGCGTGTCCGGCCGGGGCCGCACCATGGTGCTGACCTTCGACGACGGCCCCGATCCCCGCTACACCCCGGACATCCTGGACACCCTGGCCGAGTACGACGTGCGCGCGATGTTCTTCGTGTGCGGGGAGATGGTCGCCGGCAGCAGGAACCTGCTGGCCCGGATGGCCGACGAGGGCCACGTCGTGGGGAACCACACGTGGTCCCATCCGTTGCTGACCCGCCTCAGCCGCAGGCAGATCCGCTCCCAGATGGAACGCACCTGCGACGTCATCGAGGACGCCTACGGCGAGCGCCCCGAGTGGTTCCGCGCGCCCTACGGCGCCTGGAACCGCGCCGCCTTCCAGCTCGGCGCCGAACTCGGCATGGAACCGCTCGGCTGGACGGTCGACACCCTCGACTGGACCACCCCCGGGATCCGGTCCATCGCGAAGAGGGTCGAACGCGGCGCCGCCCCCGGCGTCGTGGTGCTCTCGCACGACGCCGGGGGCGACCGCTCGCAGAGTGTGCGGGCCCTGCGGCGCTATCTGCCCGAACTACTGGATTCCGGCTATCACGTCACCGTGCCCCGGCGGCATTACGCGTAA
- a CDS encoding SCO0930 family lipoprotein — translation MKTSWRSASLVASAAAVLALTTACGQDSPPAASQNVGATAAPGDYGSIGAGTGTGAGGTATGQPAAPSPSSPSNPAGKLSVSTAEKVGKVVTDSLGLTLYRFDQDTEQPPKSNCDGDCAKTWPPVPADDAEAGEGIDKALLGSVTRADGTKQLTVAGWPAYRYAKDVNAGDVKGQGVGGKWYALAPDGKKAQGGGAGAGADGGEAVQAGLSTRNDPKLGEIVIDKNGMTVYRFKKDEAWPKPVSNCSGECLEKWPLVEPVDYADTKGIQEKGYMIFDRTDGKGKQQTINCSPIYTFAGDKAPGDTNGQGVGGTWYAVRPDGKLVGASEK, via the coding sequence ATGAAGACCTCCTGGCGGAGCGCCTCACTCGTGGCGAGCGCCGCGGCGGTCCTGGCGCTGACGACGGCGTGCGGTCAGGACAGCCCACCGGCGGCCAGCCAGAACGTGGGCGCCACGGCCGCGCCCGGGGACTACGGGAGCATCGGTGCGGGCACCGGGACCGGCGCGGGCGGCACCGCGACCGGCCAGCCGGCCGCGCCGAGCCCCTCCAGCCCGTCCAACCCCGCCGGCAAGCTGTCCGTCTCCACCGCCGAGAAGGTCGGCAAGGTGGTCACCGACAGTCTCGGCCTCACCCTGTACCGGTTCGACCAGGACACCGAGCAGCCGCCCAAGTCGAACTGCGACGGCGACTGCGCCAAGACCTGGCCGCCGGTCCCGGCCGACGACGCCGAGGCCGGCGAGGGTATCGACAAGGCGCTGCTCGGCTCGGTCACCCGGGCCGACGGCACCAAGCAGCTCACGGTGGCCGGCTGGCCCGCCTACCGCTACGCCAAGGACGTCAACGCCGGTGACGTCAAGGGCCAGGGCGTGGGCGGCAAGTGGTACGCGCTCGCCCCCGACGGCAAGAAGGCGCAAGGGGGCGGAGCCGGAGCCGGAGCCGACGGCGGCGAAGCGGTCCAGGCCGGGCTGTCCACGCGCAACGACCCCAAGCTCGGCGAGATCGTCATCGACAAGAACGGCATGACCGTCTACCGGTTCAAGAAGGACGAGGCCTGGCCCAAGCCGGTCTCCAACTGCTCCGGGGAGTGCCTGGAGAAGTGGCCGCTCGTGGAGCCCGTCGACTACGCCGACACCAAGGGCATCCAGGAGAAGGGTTACATGATCTTCGACCGGACCGACGGCAAGGGCAAGCAGCAGACGATCAACTGCTCGCCCATCTACACCTTCGCCGGCGACAAGGCTCCCGGTGACACCAACGGCCAGGGCGTCGGCGGCACCTGGTACGCCGTCCGGCCCGACGGAAAGCTGGTCGGCGCGTCGGAGAAGTAG
- a CDS encoding LysR family transcriptional regulator, translated as MQFQQLQYFVAVAETRHFTRAADLVHVAQPSLSQQIKALERELGADLFRRARGNITLTDAGEALLPLARRILADADTARQEVQELAQLRRGRVRLGATPSVCTGLLPDVLRAFHDRYPGIRLLIEEGGSHDLVRELARGALDLALVVLPLPTPSPALTTVELLREDLVVVSSPDAPSPGRGRRTVRVCDLEGERLVMFRHGYDLRELTVAACRAEGFEPDFAVEGGEMDAVLGFVRAGLGVAVVPRMVAARSGRGLRVTPLARPGLHRVIALAHRSDVAPPRAARELQRMLLER; from the coding sequence ATGCAGTTCCAGCAGCTCCAGTACTTCGTGGCCGTCGCCGAGACCCGGCACTTCACCCGGGCCGCCGATCTGGTCCATGTCGCGCAGCCGTCGCTGTCGCAGCAGATCAAGGCGCTGGAGCGGGAGCTGGGCGCGGACCTGTTCCGGCGCGCCCGGGGCAACATCACGCTCACGGACGCCGGGGAGGCGCTTCTCCCGCTGGCCCGGCGCATCCTGGCCGACGCGGACACGGCGCGGCAGGAGGTGCAGGAGCTGGCACAGCTGCGGCGGGGGCGGGTGCGGCTGGGGGCGACGCCGAGTGTGTGCACGGGTCTGCTGCCGGATGTGCTGCGGGCCTTCCACGATCGCTATCCGGGTATCCGGCTGCTGATCGAGGAGGGCGGGTCGCACGATCTGGTGCGGGAGCTGGCGCGTGGCGCGCTGGATCTGGCGCTGGTCGTGCTGCCGCTGCCGACGCCCTCGCCGGCGCTGACCACGGTGGAGCTGCTGCGTGAGGATCTCGTCGTGGTCTCGTCCCCGGACGCGCCGAGTCCCGGCCGGGGGCGGCGTACCGTGCGGGTCTGCGACCTGGAGGGTGAGCGGCTGGTGATGTTCCGGCACGGGTACGACCTGCGGGAGCTGACCGTGGCCGCCTGCCGGGCCGAGGGGTTCGAACCCGACTTCGCGGTGGAGGGCGGGGAGATGGACGCGGTGCTGGGTTTTGTGCGAGCCGGGCTGGGGGTCGCCGTAGTACCCCGGATGGTGGCGGCCAGGTCCGGGCGCGGACTGCGGGTGACTCCGCTGGCCCGGCCCGGACTGCATCGCGTGATCGCGCTGGCGCACCGCAGTGACGTGGCTCCGCCTCGGGCCGCTCGGGAGTTGCAGCGGATGCTGCTCGAGCGGTGA
- the lysX gene encoding bifunctional lysylphosphatidylglycerol synthetase/lysine--tRNA ligase LysX — MSVIADTERAEDTSGAIRPPHRAHGLLSRVPEGFAVFFGALGLLCALLALIPPLRTGLRPLVRFLDLLLVPVSANLAYAVFLFLLAAATGARKKIAWWLVVVYLGLLVLTDILGMAVGEFAESVPSFVVCGLALVLMIIARKEFYAASRRAAVRRALAVLVAGLVVAILAGWALVEAFPGTLPSGERLAWAANRVCGGLVPAGSFDGRPPHALFFLLGLFGALALLNAAATLFRSQRLEAALHDDEEARIRALLGRYGDQDSLGYFATRRDKAAVFSPSGKAAVTYRVEAGVCLASGDPVGDREAWPHAIAAWQDVARRHAWVPAVMGASEEGARAFVRAGLGALQLGDEAILHVLDFDLDGRDMRVTRQAVNRVRRTGGTCRVRRHSTLSEEEMRQLVERADAWRDTETERGFSMALDRLGDPADGDCLLAEALDQDGRLLAIQSFVPWGKDGVSLDLMRRDRTAPNGVMEFMVAELCAAAPKLGVRKVSLNFAVFRSVFEEGARIGAGPVLRLWRRLLLFFSKWWQLEALYRSNAKYHPEWYPRFLCYAEAASLARVGLASGIAEGFVSVPSMRKLWGKGHPKGGQRPATTEGLPSLAALGLAGGDGTEPADPLSGLSDQVRVRHHKLDRLRADGTDPYPVGIPARTHTLAEVRPGQQVTVAGRIMLVRDFGGIVFAVLRDWSGDHQLALTRDRSGPALDRFTADTDIGDHITATGRAGVSDKGEPTVFVTSWQLTGKCLRPLPDKRRGLADPEAKIRRRYLDLVASPDAREVIRARSTAVQALRQGLLERGYLEVETPMLQQIHGGANARPFTTHINAYDLDLYLRIAPELYLKRLCVGGLEKVFELGRTFRNEGVSYKHNPEFTMLEAYQAFADYDVMLDLVRELVQGAATAAFGRPVAHKDGKEYDISGQWPVKTVYGAIGEALGEEIHPGTELPELLRLCDRAGVPYTADDGHGDVVLEMYERLVEERTQLPTFYKDFPTDVSPLTRQHRTDPRLAERWDLVAFGTELGTAYSELTDPVEQRRRLTAQSLLAAGGDPEAMELDEDFLDALEYAMPPTGGLGIGVDRLVMFLTGLTIRETLPFPLVRRR, encoded by the coding sequence ATGAGCGTCATCGCGGACACCGAGAGGGCCGAGGACACCTCAGGCGCGATACGGCCGCCCCACCGGGCGCACGGTTTGCTCAGCCGGGTACCCGAGGGATTCGCCGTCTTCTTCGGGGCCCTCGGTCTGCTCTGCGCCCTGCTGGCGCTGATCCCTCCGCTGCGCACCGGGCTGCGCCCCCTCGTCCGCTTCCTGGACCTGCTGCTCGTCCCGGTCAGCGCCAACCTCGCCTACGCCGTCTTCCTGTTCCTGCTCGCCGCCGCGACCGGCGCCCGCAAGAAGATCGCCTGGTGGCTGGTCGTCGTCTACCTGGGCCTGCTGGTCCTGACCGACATCCTCGGCATGGCCGTCGGCGAGTTCGCCGAGTCCGTCCCCTCCTTCGTGGTGTGCGGCCTCGCCCTGGTCCTGATGATCATCGCCCGCAAGGAGTTCTACGCCGCATCCCGCCGGGCCGCCGTACGCCGGGCCCTCGCCGTCCTGGTGGCCGGCCTGGTCGTCGCGATCCTGGCCGGATGGGCCCTGGTGGAGGCCTTCCCGGGCACCCTGCCCAGCGGCGAACGGCTGGCCTGGGCGGCGAACCGGGTCTGCGGCGGTCTCGTCCCCGCCGGGAGCTTCGACGGCCGCCCGCCGCACGCCCTGTTCTTCCTGCTCGGCCTGTTCGGCGCGCTCGCCCTGCTCAACGCCGCCGCCACCCTGTTCCGCTCCCAGCGCCTGGAAGCCGCCCTGCACGACGACGAGGAGGCCCGCATCCGCGCCCTCCTCGGCCGCTACGGCGACCAGGACTCGCTCGGCTACTTCGCCACCCGCCGCGACAAGGCCGCCGTCTTCTCACCCAGCGGCAAGGCCGCCGTCACCTACCGCGTCGAGGCCGGGGTGTGCCTGGCCAGCGGCGACCCGGTGGGCGACCGGGAGGCCTGGCCGCACGCGATCGCCGCCTGGCAGGACGTGGCCCGCCGCCACGCCTGGGTCCCGGCCGTGATGGGCGCCTCCGAGGAGGGCGCCCGGGCCTTCGTCCGCGCCGGGCTCGGCGCGCTCCAGCTCGGCGACGAGGCGATCCTGCACGTCCTCGACTTCGACCTCGACGGCCGCGACATGCGCGTCACCCGCCAGGCCGTCAACCGGGTCCGCCGCACCGGCGGCACCTGCCGCGTCCGCCGCCACTCCACCCTCTCCGAGGAGGAGATGCGGCAGCTCGTCGAACGGGCCGACGCCTGGCGCGACACCGAGACCGAGCGCGGCTTCTCCATGGCCCTGGACCGTCTCGGCGACCCCGCCGACGGCGACTGCCTCCTCGCCGAGGCCCTCGACCAGGACGGCCGGCTCCTCGCCATCCAGTCCTTCGTGCCCTGGGGCAAGGACGGTGTCTCCCTGGACCTGATGCGCCGTGACCGCACCGCTCCCAACGGCGTCATGGAGTTCATGGTCGCCGAACTGTGCGCCGCCGCCCCGAAACTGGGCGTGCGCAAGGTCTCGCTGAACTTCGCCGTGTTCCGCTCCGTGTTCGAGGAGGGCGCACGCATCGGCGCGGGACCGGTGCTCCGTCTCTGGCGCCGCCTGCTGCTGTTCTTCTCCAAGTGGTGGCAACTGGAGGCCCTGTACCGCTCCAACGCCAAGTACCACCCCGAGTGGTACCCCCGCTTCCTCTGCTACGCCGAGGCCGCCTCCCTCGCCCGGGTCGGCCTCGCCTCCGGCATCGCCGAGGGCTTCGTCTCCGTACCGTCCATGCGCAAACTCTGGGGAAAAGGGCACCCGAAGGGCGGGCAGCGGCCCGCCACCACGGAGGGGCTGCCGTCGTTGGCGGCGCTCGGCCTCGCCGGAGGGGACGGGACCGAGCCCGCCGACCCCCTCTCCGGCCTGTCCGACCAGGTCCGCGTCCGGCACCACAAGCTCGACCGGCTGCGCGCCGACGGCACCGACCCCTACCCGGTGGGCATCCCGGCCCGCACCCACACCCTCGCCGAGGTACGGCCGGGCCAGCAGGTCACCGTCGCCGGCCGGATCATGCTGGTCCGCGACTTCGGCGGCATCGTCTTCGCCGTCCTGCGCGACTGGTCCGGCGACCACCAACTCGCCCTCACCCGCGACCGCTCCGGCCCCGCCCTGGACCGCTTCACCGCCGACACCGACATCGGCGACCACATCACCGCCACCGGCCGGGCGGGCGTCAGCGACAAGGGCGAACCGACCGTCTTCGTCACCTCCTGGCAGCTCACCGGCAAGTGCCTGCGCCCCCTGCCCGACAAGCGCCGGGGCCTCGCCGACCCCGAGGCCAAGATCCGCCGCCGCTACCTCGACCTGGTCGCGAGCCCCGACGCCCGCGAGGTGATCCGCGCCCGCTCCACCGCCGTCCAGGCCCTGCGCCAGGGCCTGCTGGAACGCGGCTACCTCGAGGTCGAGACGCCGATGCTCCAGCAGATCCACGGCGGCGCCAACGCCCGCCCCTTCACCACCCACATCAACGCCTACGACCTCGACCTCTACCTGCGCATCGCACCCGAGCTGTATCTGAAGCGGCTGTGCGTCGGCGGTCTGGAGAAGGTCTTCGAGCTGGGCCGCACCTTCCGCAACGAGGGCGTCTCCTACAAGCACAACCCCGAGTTCACGATGCTGGAGGCCTACCAGGCCTTCGCCGACTACGACGTGATGCTCGACCTCGTCCGCGAACTCGTCCAGGGCGCCGCGACCGCCGCCTTCGGCAGGCCCGTCGCCCACAAGGACGGCAAGGAGTACGACATCTCCGGCCAATGGCCCGTCAAGACCGTCTACGGCGCCATCGGCGAGGCCCTCGGCGAGGAGATCCACCCCGGCACCGAGCTGCCCGAGCTGCTCCGCCTCTGCGACCGCGCCGGTGTGCCGTACACCGCCGACGACGGCCATGGCGACGTCGTCCTGGAGATGTACGAGCGGCTCGTCGAGGAGAGGACCCAGCTGCCCACCTTCTACAAGGACTTCCCGACGGACGTCTCCCCTCTCACCCGGCAGCACCGCACCGACCCGCGCCTCGCCGAACGCTGGGACCTCGTCGCCTTCGGCACCGAGCTCGGCACCGCCTACTCGGAGCTCACCGACCCCGTGGAGCAGCGCCGCCGCCTCACCGCCCAGTCCCTGCTCGCCGCCGGGGGCGACCCCGAGGCGATGGAACTCGACGAGGACTTCCTCGACGCCCTCGAATACGCCATGCCACCCACAGGCGGCCTCGGCATCGGCGTCGACCGGCTGGTCATGTTCCTCACCGGACTGACGATCCGCGAGACCCTGCCCTTCCCCCTGGTGCGCCGCCGCTGA
- a CDS encoding DUF4239 domain-containing protein: MPEWLVLTLAMLAACAVVVVITLVRHRRAPEDEDPSETPDVIEYMTMWIGVVYAIVLGLAIAGVWEARNAAQDHVQAEATALHEISERVRVYPADARDRIREDIRTYVGHVVTTEWDTMADKGEVTERGSRLFERIRQDVTDYEPGTDFEAQAYQPLMDQVTAASQARIARAESTGETMPGVVWFGLITGAVVTIGMIFALQIRRTTRELILAGVFSALIAFLLFLIWDFDAPFSRGVSASTDPFLNLFPGVGD; this comes from the coding sequence TTGCCGGAATGGCTTGTTCTCACCCTCGCGATGCTGGCTGCCTGCGCCGTGGTGGTCGTCATCACCCTTGTGCGGCACCGCAGGGCGCCCGAGGACGAGGACCCCAGTGAGACCCCCGACGTCATCGAGTACATGACGATGTGGATCGGCGTGGTCTACGCCATCGTCCTCGGTCTGGCGATCGCCGGTGTCTGGGAGGCGCGCAACGCCGCCCAGGACCACGTCCAGGCCGAGGCCACCGCGCTGCACGAGATCTCGGAGCGGGTACGGGTCTACCCGGCCGATGCACGCGACCGCATCCGGGAGGACATCCGGACGTACGTCGGCCACGTCGTCACCACCGAGTGGGACACCATGGCCGACAAGGGCGAGGTCACCGAGCGCGGCAGCCGGCTCTTCGAACGGATCCGCCAGGACGTCACCGACTACGAGCCGGGGACGGACTTCGAGGCCCAGGCCTACCAGCCGCTCATGGACCAGGTGACCGCGGCGAGCCAGGCCCGGATCGCCCGGGCGGAGTCGACCGGGGAGACCATGCCCGGAGTGGTGTGGTTCGGGCTCATCACCGGAGCCGTCGTCACCATCGGAATGATCTTCGCCCTGCAGATCCGCAGAACGACCCGCGAACTGATCCTCGCCGGGGTGTTCTCGGCGCTGATCGCCTTCCTGCTGTTCCTGATCTGGGACTTCGACGCCCCCTTCAGCAGGGGTGTGTCCGCCTCGACGGACCCGTTCCTGAACCTCTTCCCGGGCGTCGGGGACTGA
- a CDS encoding SAM-dependent methyltransferase, which translates to MERPAWAPRSIDISVPSVSRMYDYYLGGSHNFEVDREAARRAMEFMPGLPKIMQANRAFMRRAVRYAADQGVSQFLDIGSGIPTFGNVHEVAQAARPGAHVVYVDHDPVAVAHSQAVLEGYDDAGVVAADLLKPQEILRSPEVERLIDLNQPVALLLVAILHFVEDEDDPYGAVAELGEALAPGSLLVLTHASYEGIPLPPERAGGAVDVYEGIRNPLIMRSREEIARFFEGYDMVEPGLVAMPRWRPDTAPEDEDPYAFSGFAGVGRTA; encoded by the coding sequence ATGGAGCGTCCCGCCTGGGCCCCACGGAGCATCGACATCTCGGTGCCCAGCGTTTCCCGGATGTACGACTACTACCTGGGCGGATCGCACAACTTCGAGGTCGACCGGGAAGCGGCCCGCAGGGCCATGGAGTTCATGCCGGGACTCCCCAAGATCATGCAGGCGAACCGCGCGTTCATGCGCCGCGCCGTGCGCTACGCGGCCGACCAGGGCGTCTCCCAGTTCCTGGACATCGGCTCCGGCATCCCCACCTTCGGCAACGTCCACGAGGTGGCGCAGGCCGCCCGCCCCGGCGCGCACGTGGTGTACGTCGACCACGACCCGGTGGCCGTGGCGCACAGCCAGGCGGTCCTGGAGGGCTACGACGACGCGGGCGTCGTCGCCGCGGACTTGCTCAAGCCCCAGGAGATTTTGCGCAGCCCCGAGGTGGAGCGGCTGATCGACCTGAATCAGCCAGTGGCGCTGCTCCTCGTTGCCATACTGCACTTCGTGGAAGACGAGGACGACCCGTACGGGGCCGTGGCCGAACTGGGCGAGGCGCTCGCGCCCGGCAGCCTGCTCGTGCTCACGCACGCCTCCTACGAGGGGATCCCGCTGCCGCCGGAGCGGGCCGGAGGCGCGGTGGACGTGTACGAGGGCATCCGCAACCCGCTGATCATGCGCTCGCGCGAGGAGATCGCGCGGTTTTTCGAGGGGTACGACATGGTGGAACCCGGACTGGTGGCGATGCCGCGCTGGCGGCCCGACACCGCACCGGAGGACGAGGATCCGTATGCGTTCTCCGGGTTCGCGGGCGTGGGGCGTACGGCGTGA